The genomic window gctcttctatcagcttgaatcagtcggcccattctcctctgacctctagcatcaacaaggcattttcgcccacaggactgccgcatactggatgtttttcccttttcacaccattctttgtaaaccctagaaatggttgtgcgttaaaatcccagtaactgagcagattgtgaaatactcagaccggcccgtctggcaccaacaaccatgccacgctcaaaattgcttaaatcacctttctttcccattcagacattcagtttggagttcaggagattgtcttgaccaggaccacacccctaaatgcattgaagcaactgccatgtgattggttggttagataattgcattaatgagaaattgaacaggtgttcctaataatcctttaggtgagtgtatataagaaTAAAGCATTCAAGTAGTAGTGCAACACGGAAAAAAACACGCCTACAGATTGCcttaaatgcattttcaataACGCTACGAAGTCAGGAGAATTCAGATTCCCAAATGGTATTTTTGCATCCGTCATTCATAACGTAGCAACAGCCAATGCAAGATgcgaacacaaacaaacaaacaaacacaaacacacacagggtcgTTGCTGTCAAaggaagctttattggcatgactagTGCTTGTCTTTGTACGGACGCATTGTTcattaatgttatatatagcacTTCTTACCCGAAATTGCAAAAATACATAATGACATGGGAACCCTAAGCACCTACTGTCAACGTCAAAAACAAACCCCCACAAACCCCGATGCTCAATAAAAcgaacacaaacaaatacattattcaatCCCGTTTTACAATCCACCAGCAACCATGTGATCATCACAAACCTCAAAGCCCCCATTTCTGATCCCAGTACATTGTATCAAATGAAAACACGAAGCTACTGTTACATTTATGTAACAATGAGAATAGTAGATATATCTACATAAAGTGTGAGTACATTTCATAATAACTAATATGCTTCAAAGTACCACTGTCCAATGCCATATAGCCAATATTGACCTTACCTTGGTATGTCCATGGTACCGCGGGGCTACACACGATACAGTCGGACTTCGTGAATTAAGGAGCCTTCCTAATGACTTTTGTATTTAGTTATGTAGCCCCATTGCAGTTATCTAGCAGGTCAATGTCACACTTCACTCTCTGTAAAGGAGAtttttgtatattaaaaaaaaaagttaaaatccgtttctttaaatattttacttgtgaaaagtgaaaatgtcTTTGCTAGATAAACTTGATCTAGGGCTGCAagtaattttttaattaaaccatttatttttaatttctacaACAGACCTTTGCTTTGTAGATGCCACCTGTTCCCATGCAaggttttcctttttgttgtttACAGCAACACTGAGTGAACCAAAAAGATCTTCTGACTCGACCTCAGCTGGTATAAGCATTTAAATTTCATAGTCtgaaaaaattacatttcttgGCCCTCTTTGTCATTATGCAACATTCTTCACAACAGAGTAGCACATTTGCACTTTGCCTCTTAAAGCGAtattttcttaatatatatGGTTAATTGAGGGCGGTTCTGTATACACAAGCATGCATGCGCAGAGATTACGAACAATTGGTATTTATCAATGTTGCACCTGTACTGTAGTAAGAGCagtgactgtttgttagttaatttaCATAGCACACTCGACACAccctttctgtaaatcagaagcgttacattgtaggctgtgattatttaacatttatttagcattactatgcgctattgttcagtgtaactgcgtgtgtccggctcggtctttgtctgtattcagatacaaagcggccattaattaGCATtagctattagcagtcctgcgtggtagggagggccatcctgaccagccttgtgtcattcaatgcaAGACAGGTatgcactgtcctaattagttacaggtgacgtatttaacagccccctggacccCTGCTCCAGCAGTCagtgccagcagccttcagtgccccatctccaaagggcaaggactctagctgcgggactCCAGTGAGGAGAAGACTTTGAGGAGACgccacacagcaacagcaacagcgaTCTCTCCAGATTCCCATCCTGCTCTCTCCATCTTCTCGCCGTGCACCTGTAccccattgcttccctaatccatCTAACCtcatttctctgcctctcccctcctcctccctcccctctactccactctctgggggcctgtggaactgccactccaACAAGGCTGACTTAATCTCCGCCTTCACCTCCCATCACTCCCTGGACTTCCtcactctcaccgagacatggatttCCCCGGACacctcaaccacccctgctgccctttCCTGTTTGTCCTGTCCAACTCCCCTCATCTCTCTGGGTGtagaggaggaacagggctcctgctctccccttctctgtccccccccctctctcttctaTCACGACCCTGCCCGtttctcccctcctcagccttggttCTCTGCTGTTATCcactcaacccgaactagtcaacgtgccgccgaacagaagtggaaaaggaccaaactcccagctgcccttgaactctaccgctctctacggtctacattctcctcctcactcacctcagccaagaaatcttacttccaatcactctttgaatccacggTCAACAAACCctacaaactctactccaccttctcctccctccttgcccccctccccctaatctctcactgctgatgattttgcctcctccaagcaaccactcctgatcttctccccttcatctcctcccacctcaactcctcactcctctctggctgtttcccctctgcatttaaacaagctgctgtcatcccactctaAACCTACcattgacgccacctctcctcagaactaccgccctgtctccctactccccttcctctcaaagactctcgagcaggcggtccaccgtcagctctctgactttctgtcccaacactcactcttggatcctctgcaatccagttttcgcacagctcactccactgagatggctctcctggcagtcactgactccctcagctgtgctcgggcggcctccctctcctcagtcctcatcctccttgacctctccgcagcatttgacactgtcgatcactccatcctcctttcctgccttgctgaccttgaaatctctgggactgctctcacctggttctcctcctacctcaggaaccggacctaccaagtgacatggcgaggctcctcatccaccccccaacctctcctcacaagcgtaccccaaggctccatcctgggcccgctcctgttctctctctacactcgctccctgggccccctcatcacatcccatggtttctccttcCACTTCTATGCTggtgatgcccagatcttcctgtcttttccctcttctgaccctctcatcccctctcgcatctcttctcGTTTCCATAAGAAGTACAAATTGTCTTGAactacaaacttttttttcttcagaaactACCATATAACTTCCAGTATGTGAAGATGGCATCTAATTGGTTGAGTCACCCCAAAGCCCTGTTGAATGCATTAAAGGTGCATAATTTTAAACCCACCTCCCTTTAAACCCACCATGCAACGTCAACTAAATCTGACTTGAATTTACGACGGTACAAGtgtaatattgtaatatttctTTATGCCCGGGACCAAGATTAAAGTAAAAGTGGACAATGTCTTGCACACCTGCCATTCCTGTTTAGCTTGCAACTAGCATTTTGTCTGGTACATGTTTCTAATTAGAACATTTTGtggcaacattttgttttgatatGCAGGAGCAATAGGATTTCTTAAAGTTTCAGATGTTTTCCTTCACATCTGATTCTGTCGTATTATGGGGTTAcccataaaattaaaaaagtctTAGACTACCTAAACTGAGAGCAATACACTTCCATGCAATTATGCTTTAAATAGATTTCCTTAATTCAGAAGGATTCTTTGTCCAACGTCTGGTAAAATATCTATCCATAACAATGTGTATAATGTATAAGttcagtaattattattattcgttATTTACTGTCAGcccttttaaaagtatttccCCTGAGAACGTATCAGCATTTCTTCTCTCAGCGAGACACTGCACAGAGCCTGAAGGCCTTTGGGCAGAGTGTCGCTCCCATCCTGAACTCCAGGCTGGGCTCCTCTCCAGGAGGGGGAGTGAAAGTGAACCTCTGGAGAAAGGAGGTGAAGAAGAGGAACAGCTCCATCCGAGCCAATGATTCCCCCAGACACACCCTCTTCCCTGTAAGGAGAGAagaattcattattttgtttccattaaaaaaatgatttctatttttagcaaagaaaaaatgAAGTGCTTTAAGAAGTATTTAAATGGATATCACCCTTACTGGTGTACGGGTAAAAATAACTTCATATTGATTACAAGATTAATGAATCTTGTGGTAAGTCCATAAGTCCACTATGGAGGTAATTTCTACAGCTGTACACTGGAGAACAATAAATAGGAAATTACCAGCTGAGAACGGCATGAATGCATCTCTCTTCACGAACTTCCCATCAGCGTCCAGAAAGTGTCCTGGATTAAATGTGTCGGGCGTTTCCCACTCACTCTTGTCAAACAGCACTGAGGTCAAATTTGGAGTTATTATAGTACCCTAAAGGTCaggaagacagaaaacaaatgcacatcttCAAAACATCTCCCAGAGTTGCACACCTGCCGTAAGGGGGAGTTGGGAGCAGCATGCTGGGCTTTCAGGTACTGTGAGCCCCTGCTGTAGACGGCTAGCTGGGGAAATCAGTTCCCTAATTAAATTTCTTTACAGTTCTGAGAATCTATGACCGGGGTCGGGAACCTTGTGTATAAGAAATATTATATAGAAATGCACAAATAACAACAGCAGTATTGAGCTGGCAGTAATTCTGGTAGTTATACAGCATCAGTAGGCTAGCTGTAGCCCAAGCTAGCTGTAGCCTACATAAAAAGCTCCATATTTTGTTCACTGACAGTGGTGGTTTCTAGCACTATATAACAACAGCACAACAGTTGAGAAAGGAGCATCATTAGCAAGTGATTAGTAAGTGTATTGCACCCCGACTTAGATTGATGAGATTTTTGTTGCTGTATTGTTTTGCCAAGTGCATTGTAGTTACTGTCATGACTGGTGAGATGAAGCTCCATGCAGGCTGGTTCTTATGTTGTTCAGATATGAGAAGGGCTGCACGCACGTGTATGTTGAGTCAAACATTGTCAGCACGGCAACACTGATGCATGAAGGAGGCGGCTACGGCTTACAATTAGAATTCAGCTCTCTGAAATGTAGGCTGACTCAGCACCCTCAATCATACTAAAATGCATGTCTCTTACCTAAATATtgaacacattgtattttatACATTCAAAATTAGACAGTCAAGTATACTAATCAGTTAAAAATGATTTAGTTATGTTTGAGGGTGAATTTTCAGTCAACATTTGAATATTTGGGTGCCATATAAAATCCTGAAAAGAGCCAGAAGTTCCCGACCACTGATCTACTAGCAAGGGGGGCACTTTGCTCGATTTGTGCCAAGAAACAGCGGATCACCTCCTGCATGAAGACACTTCAGCAACTCCCTAGGAACAAACCTGACAAGTCTTACACTGATGATCTGAGGAAAAGTAGACATACAGCAAAGACGCCTGGTATAAGAAGCAATGAGTGTactgctccctctctcacctTTGGAATAAAATACCCTCTCAGTGAAGTATCTCTTGCTGTCATGTGGGGAACGTTCAGAGGAACAATGTTGCCGATCCTCTGGACTTCATGGATCACAGCGTCTGTGTAGGGCATGCTGGCTCTGTCGGCCGTGGAGGACGGACGTCCCTGTCCCACCACTCGGTCTATCTCAGCCTGGACCTTCTCTGAGAGGGAGAAAAGGTCAGGTTTACTAAAGTATAATTAGGCATTAATGTGGATACTGATGAGAAAGCATAATTGAACATCATCACGTAGGCCTTCTTAACATATTTCATGGGATACGAGTTTGAATTCAATGCTTTTTATACAGCTGGCTGCTGGATCAAATTCTACAGAAGTCTTACTCTGGATCTCTGGGTATTTGATCATGTAGAGGAGACCCCAGCGCAGAGTGTTTGATGTGGTTTCAGTCCCGGCCGCGAACAGATCCAGGGTGCAACATGCCAGGTTTTCCTCATCAAAGCCTGCACTGGAGTCCTCTGTACCCTGCAGGCAGAAGGACACCCATCAGCGTAAATCAAGAGCCTCCAAAGCTCTACATTCATATAGAAGTAATTGGATGAGCTACATGCTGCTGAACTAAGGCCTGTGTTGACCTACCAGCCAACCTCAAAGGCAGGATGTTAGTATTCAGTTAAGAGTGCACAAGATCCATTTCAGAGAATTCCTACAATATAATGTGCTTGAAAACATCTGCCGTTTCTTCTTCAGGTGGAGTAGATACCATTCAGATGAATCCTTGACCTTCAACAACCCAAAGTTCCCTCAGTGTACTTCATTAGACACCAAGCAGCTCTCCTTGACCTTCAGCCTTCCATTCATTTCTCCAATCATCATAATTTCCCAGATTATCCCCTTTTCACCATCACCTCACTCCATTACCTTTCCCATCTCAGTCAGGTAGCAGTCAATGTAGTCCCGGGGGGCTGCCGGGTCCCAGTCCTCTTTGTGTTCTTTGATCTTAGACCTTATGAAAGAGATCATAGTGGCCCAGTTTGAAAGGACTTTCTGGTGTGATCCGGGTAGTCTCCTCATTACGAAAGGGATGACATTGTAAACCTAAAAACAGACGTGAATTAATTAATCTCATAACTTTTGTAGTACTGTTGTAGAACCTGGCAGATGGTAAGAGCTGCAAGTCGCAGTACAGTCAGGGGGTAAATCTACTATATCCGACACAGAATCGCTTTGTTTCTGCACAGAACCCTTCCTCCTAGCTTCCAGTTTGGGGAACAATCAATTTGAACTGATTCAAACCAAACCACAAGGCATTAAActcaattcttcaattataaacATTTCTACAGCAAGATCTGAGAGAATAATCCATCCCTTTAAACTGTCAGTTACATTGGGGCTTTGAAGGTCTTTTTAGATTTAATCAAATCTAATGAACAGAGCACTCTTTACCTGGGCTGCCCATTTCCCTTCAAGATAAATGGTCTCATCAAAGAGCCGCAGCAGCTCCTGAAACTGTGCGTCGCTGTACTCGAACCGCCCACCAAACACCAGACAGCAGATGATGTTGGAGACGGCGTTGTTAATGGTGAACTGGGGGTCAAAAGGCCTTCCTGAATTGCCAACATAAGAAAGGGAATCAAGTAAAATAATTCACTAGTACTAATTTACACTTAATAAAGATTAATTTTCTACTGGACTTTCCCCCCTGTTATAGCCTCTTTGGAATAggatttgttttattcaaaaTGCTTCTCCATTGTGACCCTCCTGCAAACCAACAGAAGAACGACAAGGCCAGGACTGCAGTATTTACCCAGCTCCGTCTCAAAGGCCTCGTTCAGGACCCTGCATTCCACGAGGATCGAAGCTTCCAGATTCTTCTTGCCGAGTCCAAAGTTCCTCAAGGTAGACAAAGCAAATCTTCTCTGTTGCTTCCATGAGTACCCATTGGACATTACCAAGCCAGGATCTATTGGAAAAAAAGGTTCATCAACACGTATAGCTtttctcactgtatatacagctTTTTCTTTTACCACTGTCTTTGGAAAACACATAGACAGTGCTCACCATGAAACCTTGCTAAGTAAAGAAACAACACAACATAAACTGAAGTAAATTACCTTTCCTTGGGTACATGTCATCACATATTGGCAGCGATGGCCGATCCACATAATCGTCTCCATGTTGGACCAAAGCCTCCTTGACCAGCTTGTAACCATTCAGGATGACAATTCTCTTTCCAATTCGAAGGCTAAAAATCTCTCCATATGTTTCTGCAAGCTGCAAGTATGTGACATTGCGAGTCAAATAATTTATCCAGTTTACAGTAGATAATCATGAGAATAAAGAATCCTATAGAACACATCAGACTATTTTTAATACACATTACACACTCACCCCTGCCTACCACATTGTTCAACTGTACTTGTTAATGGGAGGGAGTTCAGTAGAAAAtttgaatgaaataaaatgGTCAGAAGTGTCTGAAAAGATTAGATTTTAAATTCCAAAGAGATGGAAAAAAGCTGCACTTTTTGCACAGTAAAGCCACTGGCATTAGGCTGTCGTTAGGATAACACAAAAGGGGTAATAAGATTACTGTATCACGACCCAAAACACAGTGACAAATGCCCGATTACAAGGATCCTGAGCAATAAGAAAGGAACGGGAGACAGGCGGAGAGCAGCGCTGATTGGAGCAGGAGAGGGAGGAGCTCTTCACTGATTGGCTCCCATGTGAGAAACAAACCGCAGGCTTTTGTTGACATCATTATGCAAATGAAGCCGGTGTTGCATCCAGGTCAGCATCAATCTCCCCTGCGATCATCGCACACGAAACAAATCAGCCACATGCACTCGCTactatgtatacacacacatacatacacatttataaaatgattgatttaacttttttatgaaaccaaataattaaataagtttcGGGATTggtaaaaatacattgtttcaggcgatattgtgtttgttatctaCACTTTTCACGACGTCTATTCAACCTGAAAGCAACGTACATTTCCAAGTCGATTAATCGTTGCCAAAACCACGTTGAATAGTATTGCATTATTGTTGATCCACCTTGCAACTAGATTTCAACCACTCATCTCCTGTCTGCACCTGCGCAGTTTAACGGGGGATGCAGGAATCCATGGGGATGCTGAATTGGTTAAAACACCGACTCATATTGGAGACGAATATTAGAAGGTTTACGGTAGTTTTACTGTTGTTTATCTTTgcttataaacaaatacaacacgCACGGACACGAGATACACTACACACATAGGCTACAGTTACAATCTCATGACATGCGGTCCAAGCTTCACTCACCTTCTTCATTTGCAGATGCGGTTGTTTCGAGTCAAACATGAAGAGATCCCCGAAGAAGGGCAGCCCCCGCGGGCCGGGGGGGAAGTTTGTAGGAGTCCTGTTCCTGTACAGGTCGGCAAGAACCAACACAACGAAGACCAGCAGCAAAATGCCCCGGACATCCAGCAGATCCCACACAAAACCACTCGCCAGACCCATTGACCGCGCCGGTAGGGATTCCTGGATTTACAACTGTGTTCAACTATTGCAACACAATAGCAATGAAACAAATCAATGTTACATTAAAATCCCAGTTTGTTACTCGAGCTGCTGTAAGTTAAACTGTCGGAGTGACCCGCTGCGCCCGGCTTTGACAGACAGCTGGGGGCGGGACAAGGTAGGGGTTTAGCGGAGGCATCGGCCAGTGATTGGACAGTCGGCCTGTCACACTGATTAAGGCAGGTAAAGGTGTCTTTTGTAATCGGCGGTTCTGTCGAGAGACACCTGATAAAACCACAATTACCTGTACAAAAAGCCTTATAAGAATTTATACCTTAGGAAAAACTCGAGCAAGGCCAGACAACGTCAATTTGAAGAGGATAAACTTCTCATCCTGAACACTGACTGAAATATGTCCTTATGTAATATCAGTATCATTTACAGACTTGAGAAGTGGACTTCCTTATCCATCAACAATGAAGAGGAAAGACTCAGTAATACGGTGGTGAACAGAAGATCAGGAAAACCAACAAgtatgaagaaaaagaaagaacagaatacatttttttttaattcagtctaTTTCTTGGCTACCACCCAGAATACTTTTTGCAGTGAAAGCTGTGGTAACTTACTGACAAATTATTATTGTAGCATTTTGTTACTGCAGGTGCTATAcaacatcaataaaaataataattgattgaaagtcaatcaatcagaatTACAAAATAGATTTTACTGGATACGGATTGCTGCCATTACCATTTATTTTGGGGTGTATTGCTGCCACACAAAAAAAGGTTTGTAGTTCAAGACCATTTGTAGTTCTTATGGGTAATCTCGTGATATGACAGAACTGGATAGGAAGGGTAAAAAGTTAAACTACCATACCATATTACTTGTGTGAGTCCCTCAGGATGCAGTGTGTGAAGAAGGCATCTGCTGGCTCGAGTTACCACAAAGCCCTGTTCAATGCATTTAAGGTGCATCATTTTATAACCATGAAACTTCCTGTGTTGACCTATTCCTGCCATCACAAACAATGCTACTTGAATTAAATCTGACTTGAATTTGCGACAGtacaagtgtttttcttttaaaacccTTCTTAACATTCCCATACTGAGCACAGTTCAATTTACGTGGCTCAAACATTGTAATATTTCTTTAAAGTAAAAGTGGACAATGTCTTACACACCTGTCAATCCTGTTTGGCTTAAAACTAGCATTTTGTCTGGTACATGTTTCTAATTAGAATATTTTGTggcaacatttttttattt from Amia ocellicauda isolate fAmiCal2 chromosome 19, fAmiCal2.hap1, whole genome shotgun sequence includes these protein-coding regions:
- the LOC136715040 gene encoding uncharacterized protein LOC136715040, translating into MGLASGFVWDLLDVRGILLLVFVVLVLADLYRNRTPTNFPPGPRGLPFFGDLFMFDSKQPHLQMKKLAEKYGEIFSIRIGRRFVILNGYKLVKEALVQHGDDYVDRPSLPLFNDVYRRKDPGVLVSNGYSWKQQRRFALTTLRNFGLGKKSLEASILVECRVLNEAFETELGRPFDPQLTINSAVSNIICCLVFGERFEYSDAQFQELLRLIDEAMYLEGKWAVQVYNVIPVIMRRLPGSHQKVFSNWAAVISFIRSKIKEHKEDWDPSAPRDYIDCYLTEMGKFEADSSAGFDEENLACCTLDLFSAGTETTSTTLRWGLLYMIKYPEIQKKVQAEIDRVVGQGRPPSTADRASMPYTDAVIHEVQRIGNIVPLNGPHMATRDTSLRGYFIPKGTIITPNLTSVLFDKSEWETPDTFNPGHFLDADGKFVKRDAFMPFSAGKRVCLGESLARMELFLFFTSFLQRFTFTPSPGEEPSLEFRMGATLCPKAFRLCAVPRIQESLPARSMGLASGFVWDLLDVRGILLLVFVVLVLADLYRNRTPTNFPPGPRGLPFFGDLFMFDSKQPHLQMKKLAETYGEIFSLRIGKRIVILNGYKLVKEALVQHGDDYVDRPSLPICDDMYPRKDPGLVMSNGYSWKQQRRFALSTLRNFGLGKKNLEASILVECRVLNEAFETELGRPFDPQFTINNAVSNIICCLVFGGRFEYSDAQFQELLRLFDETIYLEGKWAAQVYNVIPFVMRRLPGSHQKVLSNWATMISFIRSKIKEHKEDWDPAAPRDYIDCYLTEMGKGTEDSSAGFDEENLACCTLDLFAAGTETTSNTLRWGLLYMIKYPEIQKKVQAEIDRVVGQGRPSSTADRASMPYTDAVIHEVQRIGNIVPLNVPHMTARDTSLRGYFIPKGTIITPNLTSVLFDKSEWETPDTFNPGHFLDADGKFVKRDAFMPFSAGKRVCLGESLARMELFLFFTSFLQRFTFTPPPGEEPSLEFRMGATLCPKAFRLCAVSR